One window of Komagataeibacter xylinus genomic DNA carries:
- a CDS encoding LysR family transcriptional regulator, producing MDTRHMRYFMALAETLHFGRAAERMNMSQPPFSRQIAMIERTLGVKLFERNSRNVALTPAGEHFMKDCRNVLGQFEDACRDVRLVASGMKGEMRFGFMMHAAHSVVPQLVQLYAEARPDVRLVLDERTPTEIDEMLVAGTLDAAVTFDCGYAPHLQTVLLARERLRIIMQKDHPLATTGQIGPEGLREEKIIAAPAATAPALRSAINSYFSARGIVPHVVLEPRLQHTIIQLVAKGLGVALIPASLCTELGAGLISRALTDAPQLDVVLRAPITTKNPAVSTFMEIGKSIQRALL from the coding sequence ATGGACACGCGGCATATGCGGTATTTCATGGCTCTGGCGGAGACGCTTCATTTCGGTCGGGCCGCCGAGCGGATGAACATGAGCCAGCCGCCGTTCAGCCGCCAGATTGCGATGATCGAGCGCACGTTGGGCGTGAAGCTGTTTGAACGAAACTCGCGCAACGTGGCGCTGACCCCGGCCGGGGAACACTTCATGAAAGACTGCCGAAACGTGCTGGGGCAGTTTGAGGACGCCTGTCGTGATGTCAGGCTGGTCGCCAGCGGCATGAAAGGCGAGATGCGGTTTGGATTCATGATGCATGCCGCCCACAGTGTCGTGCCGCAACTCGTGCAGCTTTATGCAGAGGCGAGGCCGGACGTCCGCCTTGTGCTTGATGAACGCACGCCGACAGAAATCGATGAGATGCTGGTGGCTGGAACACTGGATGCCGCCGTAACATTTGACTGCGGATATGCGCCACACCTGCAGACCGTGCTGCTGGCCAGGGAACGGTTACGCATCATCATGCAAAAGGACCATCCCCTTGCCACGACCGGGCAGATTGGTCCTGAGGGACTCCGCGAGGAGAAGATCATCGCGGCACCTGCCGCGACGGCGCCGGCTCTGCGATCCGCGATCAACAGCTATTTTTCGGCCAGGGGAATTGTCCCGCATGTCGTGCTTGAACCGCGGTTGCAGCACACGATCATTCAGCTTGTTGCAAAAGGGTTGGGCGTAGCCCTCATCCCCGCATCGCTGTGTACCGAACTGGGGGCAGGGCTGATATCACGGGCTTTGACAGATGCGCCTCAACTTGACGTTGTCCTTCGCGCGCCGATCACTACAAAAAACCCCGCAGTCTCGACATTTATGGAAATCGGTAAATCGATACAACGGGCTTTACTCTAA
- a CDS encoding LysE family translocator, with the protein MNLHTLLAFWTISILLAATPGADWAYVISAGIRDHAAVVPAVFGLFLGYIAITGTVAGGIGALVASMPLAITILTFAGAAYLIKLGISLLRHPPLPKEGHERETGARRWITKGFAISGLNPKALLFFLTLLPQFTNPGSSWPIFLKIGILGIIHTINCVSIYLMVGSGARTILSSRPRASIVTGYISGVIMIMLGLGLASEDIIKLLHS; encoded by the coding sequence ATGAATTTGCATACACTTCTTGCCTTCTGGACGATCTCCATCCTCCTTGCCGCAACTCCTGGTGCTGACTGGGCGTATGTCATTTCTGCCGGAATACGTGATCATGCCGCAGTCGTTCCCGCTGTGTTCGGTCTGTTCCTGGGATATATCGCCATTACCGGAACAGTCGCGGGCGGTATCGGTGCGCTTGTCGCCAGCATGCCGCTTGCGATCACCATTCTGACATTTGCAGGCGCGGCCTATCTCATAAAACTGGGCATTTCCCTGCTGCGTCATCCTCCCTTGCCAAAAGAGGGACATGAACGGGAAACTGGTGCGCGACGCTGGATTACCAAAGGGTTCGCCATCAGTGGCCTGAACCCAAAGGCTCTTCTGTTTTTTCTCACCCTTCTGCCCCAGTTTACAAATCCAGGTTCATCATGGCCGATTTTTTTAAAGATCGGGATCTTGGGCATCATTCATACAATAAACTGCGTATCCATCTATCTGATGGTCGGATCTGGCGCGCGGACAATATTAAGCAGCCGCCCCAGAGCATCCATCGTGACCGGCTACATATCCGGAGTGATCATGATTATGCTTGGTCTGGGTCTGGCATCGGAAGACATCATAAAATTACTTCATTCATGA